The following are from one region of the Petrotoga mobilis SJ95 genome:
- a CDS encoding glycerol-3-phosphate responsive antiterminator, which yields MNSLCNLIKKNTIIPAVRNLEDLDDALKTESPIIFLLTGSILILEDVMPIVKQFNKKLFINIDLLEGIASDKKGIEYLARKQLCDGIISTKNNAIKTAMQENLMAVQRVFLIDSNSLKSVVNFLEKTSQPDAFEILPAIAAPYFLENIGTKVCLIAGGLISKEEEVLELFKNGIHAISTSAKDLW from the coding sequence ATGAATAGTTTATGTAATTTAATCAAAAAAAATACGATAATTCCTGCCGTCAGAAATTTAGAAGACTTAGATGATGCTTTAAAAACTGAATCCCCTATCATCTTTTTGCTTACGGGATCTATATTAATTTTAGAAGATGTTATGCCCATTGTAAAACAATTTAATAAAAAGTTATTTATCAATATCGATTTACTAGAAGGTATCGCTTCTGATAAAAAAGGTATTGAGTATTTAGCTCGTAAACAATTATGTGATGGAATAATATCTACAAAAAATAACGCTATAAAAACAGCTATGCAAGAAAATTTAATGGCAGTTCAAAGGGTGTTTTTGATAGATTCTAATTCTTTAAAATCTGTTGTAAATTTTCTGGAAAAAACTTCTCAACCTGATGCCTTTGAAATATTACCAGCGATAGCAGCACCATATTTTTTAGAAAATATAGGAACAAAAGTATGTTTGATAGCTGGAGGATTAATCAGTAAAGAAGAGGAAGTTCTGGAACTCTTTAAGAATGGTATCCATGCTATTTCTACAAGTGCTAAAGATTTGTGGTGA
- a CDS encoding DUF1667 domain-containing protein: MNSVEYKKKKVVCTTCPLGCKINVIYADADEIEIVEVKGNRCKRGLEFVKQEITDPLRVVVTSVKVEDGEIPMASVRSDKPVPLRLINDIMKILKETKVKAPIKRGDVVIQNILDTGSDIIATRSVNRKK, encoded by the coding sequence GTGAACTCGGTTGAATATAAAAAAAAGAAAGTAGTTTGTACAACTTGTCCTTTGGGATGTAAAATAAACGTTATTTATGCAGACGCGGATGAAATAGAAATTGTAGAAGTTAAAGGGAACAGATGCAAAAGAGGATTAGAATTTGTAAAGCAAGAAATCACCGATCCTTTAAGAGTTGTGGTAACAAGCGTAAAAGTAGAAGATGGAGAAATCCCGATGGCTTCGGTTAGGTCTGATAAACCCGTTCCATTAAGACTTATAAATGACATAATGAAAATATTAAAAGAAACAAAGGTAAAAGCACCTATCAAAAGAGGGGATGTTGTTATACAAAATATATTGGACACAGGTAGTGATATAATAGCTACTAGAAGTGTGAATAGAAAAAAATAA